A stretch of Candidatus Nanogingivalaceae bacterium DNA encodes these proteins:
- a CDS encoding ribonuclease J: MTNNFNEKQARKRANLQKKAQDLQKNRDKYVGNSKKESEKKSAKVAQQKAKNIAKHNHSQKNDAKKVNLPTTTRRGAVIRAQRMISNDINMRATQHIVNIPVNKSLFNGFDGEQLTASKLKKLRPEKDSVRVIPLGGLGEFGIGKNMFAIEYMDEILVIDMGSIFPNEDYPGVNFMTPDITYLKDNMHKVKAVAFTHAHLDHIGAVRQLLPEFGNNIPIYATDFTIGMIKRQMEEAVVEVSPNYQVVDPFKHEQIRISEHMTLEFVHVLHSIPGCVAMVIRTPNGNIVHMGDWRFENDPVDTQFDLPRLAEIAQKEGVDLLMNESTNIDTPGTHPHSEYSIGESVGEVMTAYPHARLIFSCFSSQIYRLQLILDEAVKHNRKVAFAGFSMINAIEVALRSRKIKVPKDVIVKMEDIVKLDDSKVSIVCTGSQGELNAVLNRMATGAHRFVKIKATDVVVFSSSPIPGNEPRVASTVDGLLREGAGVIQHGRGHYHGIGPLHLSGHAYYDDHVRLVETIRPKNYLPVHGEFYMLQHNAEMAQKVLGLKRHEILVADSGDIIELTKERTIKKGGRVHVGSILYDNTGNTVHDAVVKDRLHISTEGIFIIVLTISKKTGRLLKTPDVISRGFVYLKDSEELIGKIRHYLRIKTDREVERKIEIADMKQEIKDDISHILFDSTGHTPIVIPVVNKV, translated from the coding sequence ATGACTAATAATTTTAATGAAAAGCAGGCTCGAAAGCGGGCTAATTTACAAAAAAAGGCGCAAGATCTGCAAAAAAATCGCGATAAATACGTTGGAAACAGCAAGAAAGAAAGCGAAAAGAAGTCTGCAAAAGTAGCTCAGCAAAAAGCAAAGAATATCGCTAAGCACAATCATTCACAAAAAAATGATGCAAAAAAGGTAAATCTACCAACAACAACAAGGCGTGGTGCGGTTATTCGTGCTCAAAGAATGATCTCAAATGACATTAATATGCGCGCAACGCAACATATCGTAAATATCCCTGTTAACAAATCGCTGTTCAATGGTTTTGATGGTGAACAATTAACGGCTTCGAAGTTGAAAAAACTTCGCCCAGAAAAAGATAGCGTGCGAGTGATTCCGCTTGGTGGTTTGGGCGAGTTTGGAATTGGTAAAAATATGTTCGCAATCGAGTATATGGATGAAATCCTAGTTATCGATATGGGCTCAATTTTTCCTAACGAAGACTACCCTGGTGTAAACTTTATGACGCCGGATATTACATATTTGAAAGATAATATGCATAAAGTTAAAGCGGTTGCATTTACTCATGCCCACCTTGACCACATTGGTGCAGTTCGTCAGCTCTTGCCTGAATTTGGAAACAATATTCCAATTTATGCTACTGATTTTACGATTGGTATGATTAAGCGTCAAATGGAAGAGGCGGTTGTTGAAGTTTCACCAAACTATCAAGTTGTTGATCCATTTAAACACGAACAGATTAGGATTTCTGAGCATATGACGCTTGAGTTCGTGCATGTTCTTCACTCAATTCCAGGATGTGTAGCGATGGTTATTCGTACGCCAAATGGAAACATTGTACATATGGGTGACTGGCGTTTCGAAAATGATCCAGTCGACACACAGTTCGACCTTCCACGTCTTGCTGAGATTGCGCAAAAAGAGGGCGTTGATCTATTAATGAACGAAAGTACTAATATTGATACACCGGGAACACACCCACACAGTGAATATTCCATTGGTGAAAGTGTTGGCGAGGTTATGACAGCTTACCCTCACGCTCGATTGATTTTCTCATGTTTTTCAAGTCAGATTTATCGATTGCAATTGATTCTCGATGAAGCGGTAAAACATAATAGGAAAGTGGCTTTTGCAGGTTTCTCAATGATTAACGCAATTGAAGTTGCTTTGCGATCACGAAAAATTAAAGTTCCTAAAGATGTTATTGTGAAAATGGAAGATATCGTTAAACTTGATGATTCGAAAGTCTCAATCGTATGTACCGGCTCACAGGGTGAATTAAATGCTGTTTTGAACCGCATGGCAACTGGAGCTCACCGATTTGTGAAAATTAAAGCAACTGATGTTGTGGTGTTTTCATCAAGTCCTATTCCTGGAAATGAGCCTAGAGTTGCCTCAACAGTGGATGGATTGTTGCGCGAGGGTGCCGGTGTAATTCAACACGGCCGTGGTCATTATCACGGAATTGGCCCTCTACATCTTTCGGGGCATGCATATTATGATGATCATGTTCGATTGGTTGAAACTATTCGTCCAAAAAACTACTTGCCAGTTCACGGTGAATTCTATATGCTTCAACATAATGCCGAAATGGCGCAAAAAGTGCTTGGGCTAAAACGACATGAAATTCTTGTTGCGGATAGCGGTGATATTATTGAATTAACCAAAGAGCGCACAATTAAAAAAGGTGGCCGCGTTCATGTTGGATCAATTCTTTATGACAATACTGGAAACACGGTTCATGATGCTGTTGTAAAAGATCGTTTGCATATTTCGACAGAGGGAATCTTTATTATTGTTCTAACTATTAGTAAGAAAACGGGTCGGTTATTGAAGACTCCAGATGTGATTTCTCGTGGATTTGTATATCTTAAAGATAGTGAAGAATTGATTGGTAAGATTCGTCATTATTTGCGAATTAAAACCGATCGCGAAGTTGAACGTAAAATCGAAATTGCAGATATGAAACAAGAGATCAAGGATGATATTTCTCATATCTTGTTTGACTCAACTGGTCATACACCAATCGTTATTCCGGTTGTAAATAAAGTTTAA
- a CDS encoding GTP-binding protein, with protein MNENFDLTDFSKDIFNDFSKTEIQKTQNNHKKIPVIMISGFLGAGKTTLLNHLLKTNPNLKIGAIVNDFGKINIDSKLLSGNLDQQTIELSNGCICCMIGSNGLSEPLAKLANEDSDLDAILVEASGIAEPYDLLKTLQYSGNKYSYFGGNIYIIDTQNFENTSRDFPTHFKKCLKASDIVVLNKTDLVSKDKLNDIESTIRELNSQAPIIYSQNSQIDSKIIFSWDEKPFTESIENTHDHKNHIHHEFESISFETRKPIDPKKFNAFLDNLPQNLFRMKGICYFGMKGYEQSFIVQTVGKTVNMTTEEWEDEEPKTELVLIGTKMNKSKIIQQLKKLEDNSPDEITPENMVNFERFFLKNNKTDL; from the coding sequence ATGAATGAAAATTTCGACTTAACCGACTTTTCGAAAGATATCTTTAATGATTTTTCGAAAACCGAAATTCAAAAAACACAAAATAATCACAAAAAAATCCCAGTTATAATGATTTCTGGTTTTTTGGGTGCTGGAAAGACGACATTATTAAATCATCTGCTAAAAACCAATCCCAATCTAAAAATAGGTGCAATCGTTAACGACTTTGGAAAAATAAATATCGACAGCAAACTACTCTCCGGCAACTTAGACCAGCAAACTATTGAACTTAGTAATGGCTGTATTTGTTGCATGATCGGAAGTAACGGCTTAAGCGAACCTCTAGCTAAACTCGCCAATGAAGATTCTGATCTTGACGCAATACTAGTTGAAGCTAGTGGAATTGCCGAACCTTATGACCTTCTTAAAACTTTGCAATATTCCGGGAATAAATATTCCTATTTTGGCGGAAATATCTATATTATTGATACTCAAAATTTCGAAAATACTAGTCGGGATTTTCCAACACATTTTAAAAAATGTTTAAAGGCGAGCGATATTGTTGTTTTAAATAAAACCGATTTAGTTTCGAAAGATAAACTCAATGATATTGAATCTACGATTCGCGAGCTAAATTCGCAAGCACCCATTATTTATAGTCAAAACTCACAGATTGATTCGAAAATAATTTTTTCTTGGGATGAAAAACCTTTTACGGAAAGTATAGAAAACACCCATGACCACAAAAACCATATACATCATGAATTTGAGTCAATTTCTTTCGAAACAAGAAAGCCGATCGACCCTAAAAAATTTAATGCTTTTTTAGATAATCTTCCTCAAAATCTTTTCAGAATGAAAGGAATTTGCTATTTCGGAATGAAAGGTTACGAACAAAGCTTTATAGTGCAAACCGTTGGAAAAACCGTTAATATGACTACTGAAGAATGGGAAGATGAAGAGCCTAAAACTGAGCTGGTTTTGATTGGTACAAAAATGAATAAAAGCAAAATCATTCAACAACTTAAAAAATTAGAAGATAATTCTCCAGATGAAATTACACCAGAAAATATGGTAAACTTCGAACGATTTTTCTTAAAAAATAATAAAACCGACCTTTGA
- a CDS encoding M1 family metallopeptidase, with protein sequence MSVKRLINDFNPEHYELLLDLFQADKRSFTGKVQIFGTVKNEKEIFLHAKDLKIEEIVFLDDKKVTFSKNGDEIKIGIDQFNFNQDDEISFKICFSGKITDAMHGLYPCYYKENGVKKELFATQFESHHAREVFPCIDEPEAKATFSLGIVSQKDIEVLSNTNPEKVEKFENSKITKFKKTPRMSTYLLAFVLGDLQRVSKKTKNGTEVSVLATKAQKSSLLKFPLDFAVRVLEFYEDFFDQKFPLPKCDHVALPDFSSGAMENWGLITYRETALLADEKSSISSKKYVALVIAHETSHQWFGNLVTMKWWDELWLNESFATMMEYFATDVLEPEWKIWEEFAVNEAILSLRRDAIDGVQSVHVPVHHPDEIGTIFDGAIVYAKGARLMNMLREYIGDEAFRKGLREYFERFKYKNTVGEDLWRCLSEASGKNVADFMNPWLLQSGYPSVLVKNSGDNLELSQKQFFIGKGKDTNRIWPILLRSNQPNLPEVMNQKELACQKTGDFVQLNKGNVAHFISNYEGELFEKLLEKVQNGELDTVSRLQILQERSLLSRGGEISSVDLLKTLQYYKNETSLNVWDMISILIGELKIFVDEGSESSQKMKNFVGGLAESEFKRLGFFKKTGEDEEDTQNRSSILAHMIYAENKEAIDGALEIFAKAQNMEDIDSEIRSLILTAKIRFDETPELIEKLIEEYQNTTNVDYRDDLMIALTATKNLKTGKKLLEKMLEDDVIRSQDVLSWYVHLLRNTKIRKLAWTWLRNNWDAITQKFDGDKSYNDFPRYSGVILRTREELQEFKDFFEPLKNDPSLTRAIEMGEREISGRIELIERDKQQVEDFLMKI encoded by the coding sequence ATGAGTGTTAAAAGATTGATTAATGATTTTAATCCTGAGCACTATGAGCTTTTATTGGATTTATTTCAAGCGGATAAGCGCAGTTTTACAGGAAAAGTACAGATTTTTGGGACAGTTAAAAACGAAAAGGAAATTTTTCTTCATGCAAAAGATTTAAAGATTGAAGAAATCGTTTTTTTAGACGATAAAAAGGTTACCTTTTCGAAAAATGGAGATGAAATCAAGATAGGAATAGATCAATTTAATTTTAATCAAGATGATGAAATTAGTTTTAAAATTTGTTTTTCAGGTAAAATTACGGATGCGATGCACGGTCTCTACCCTTGTTATTATAAGGAAAATGGTGTTAAAAAGGAGCTTTTTGCAACCCAATTTGAGAGCCATCATGCGCGAGAGGTTTTTCCTTGTATCGATGAGCCTGAAGCTAAAGCAACTTTTTCATTAGGGATCGTTTCGCAAAAAGATATAGAAGTTTTGTCAAATACTAACCCCGAAAAAGTAGAAAAATTTGAAAATAGCAAAATTACCAAGTTTAAAAAAACTCCACGAATGTCAACCTATCTTTTAGCATTTGTTTTAGGTGATCTTCAAAGAGTTTCGAAAAAAACAAAAAACGGGACTGAAGTTTCAGTTTTGGCGACTAAAGCTCAAAAATCTAGCCTGCTCAAGTTTCCACTAGATTTTGCCGTAAGAGTTTTGGAGTTTTATGAAGATTTCTTCGATCAAAAGTTTCCGCTTCCAAAATGTGATCACGTTGCCTTGCCGGATTTTTCTAGCGGTGCAATGGAAAACTGGGGCTTGATAACTTATCGCGAAACTGCTCTTTTGGCGGATGAAAAATCTTCAATTTCTTCTAAAAAATATGTAGCATTGGTTATCGCTCATGAAACTTCGCATCAGTGGTTCGGAAACCTCGTTACAATGAAGTGGTGGGATGAGCTGTGGCTAAATGAGTCATTTGCAACGATGATGGAATATTTTGCAACAGACGTATTAGAGCCTGAATGGAAAATTTGGGAAGAATTTGCGGTGAATGAAGCTATTTTGAGCTTACGCCGCGATGCAATTGACGGAGTTCAATCGGTTCACGTTCCTGTTCATCATCCAGATGAAATCGGTACGATTTTTGATGGTGCGATTGTGTATGCAAAAGGCGCAAGATTAATGAATATGCTTCGAGAATATATTGGTGATGAAGCTTTTAGAAAAGGTTTGCGTGAATATTTTGAACGTTTTAAATATAAAAATACGGTAGGTGAAGACTTGTGGCGATGTTTAAGTGAAGCATCTGGAAAAAATGTCGCGGATTTTATGAATCCATGGCTTCTTCAGAGTGGCTATCCAAGTGTTTTGGTAAAAAATAGCGGTGATAATCTGGAGCTTTCGCAAAAGCAATTTTTCATAGGCAAAGGAAAAGACACTAACCGAATTTGGCCAATTTTATTGCGTTCAAATCAACCTAATCTACCAGAAGTGATGAATCAAAAAGAGTTAGCTTGTCAAAAAACGGGTGATTTTGTTCAGCTCAATAAAGGTAACGTTGCGCATTTTATTAGTAATTACGAAGGTGAACTTTTCGAAAAACTTTTAGAAAAAGTGCAAAATGGTGAGCTAGATACGGTTTCGCGATTACAGATCTTGCAGGAACGATCGTTGCTTTCAAGGGGTGGCGAAATTTCTAGTGTCGATTTATTGAAAACTCTGCAATACTATAAAAATGAAACTTCTCTAAATGTTTGGGATATGATCAGTATCTTGATTGGCGAATTGAAAATTTTTGTAGACGAAGGTTCTGAAAGTTCCCAAAAAATGAAGAATTTTGTTGGTGGTTTGGCAGAATCAGAATTTAAGCGACTTGGTTTCTTCAAAAAGACCGGTGAAGATGAGGAAGATACGCAGAATCGTAGTTCAATTCTTGCGCATATGATTTATGCAGAAAACAAAGAGGCAATTGACGGTGCGTTAGAAATCTTTGCGAAAGCTCAAAATATGGAAGATATTGATTCTGAAATTCGAAGTTTAATTTTAACGGCAAAAATAAGATTTGATGAAACTCCAGAATTGATTGAAAAGCTTATTGAAGAATATCAAAACACAACAAATGTAGATTATCGTGACGATCTTATGATTGCTTTAACCGCAACTAAAAATCTTAAAACGGGTAAAAAATTACTCGAAAAGATGCTTGAAGATGATGTAATTCGTTCGCAAGATGTTTTGAGTTGGTACGTTCATTTACTTCGAAACACGAAAATTCGAAAACTTGCGTGGACTTGGCTTCGAAATAATTGGGATGCTATTACGCAAAAATTTGATGGAGATAAAAGCTATAATGATTTTCCACGATATTCCGGTGTAATTTTAAGAACACGAGAAGAATTACAAGAGTTTAAAGATTTCTTCGAACCATTAAAAAATGACCCAAGTTTGACGCGAGCAATTGAAATGGGTGAGCGTGAAATTTCTGGGCGAATTGAGTTAATCGAACGAGATAAACAGCAAGTAGAAGATTTCTTAATGAAAATATAA
- a CDS encoding phospho-sugar mutase: MNNELKNAENHLSKSAFENLKIWFFDERYKEFHTEIEKLIIDEKWEELEESFFKVLEFGTAGRRGKVGVGPNRINLITISESAQALADYLKLKKEHNLSVAIGWDVRNSSKKLSRRCAEVLAANQIKVFYFDYPRSTPELSFAVRELKASAGIVISASHNPPQDNGIKVYWNDGAQVSSPNDENIMKIAQNIKDIKIGNFEELKQSGKIQILGKEIDEKYINTNTKLSVGKNRNAKIVFSPIHGTGSTNLLQTLKSAGFKDIVLVDEQMNFDGDFSTLPDKKPNPENLSANKMAIKKLRQVCANIALTTDPDADRICVMSLEKNGEVRSFSGNQTAILAADYLFSKIHDKINKYENLYFKDRRFICKSFVTTDALNALAKKYGIRIYDDLMVGFKFIGKKILQKESEGEIFVAGFEESLGGLVGDQTRDKDAATIGLIISELASDLQKNNKTLGEKLDEIYSEIGFFTEKTESVEFSGSDGFNKMQEIMQKVKSGEETFGATKIKDFDNLTEINVATGEKSRFNMLEGGNAVSFEFMKPENRITIRPSGTEPKIKIYAQWLFAKKEDCAKIEEIITDFKRRILDEC; the protein is encoded by the coding sequence GTGAATAACGAACTAAAAAATGCTGAAAATCATTTATCGAAATCAGCTTTCGAAAATCTTAAAATTTGGTTTTTTGATGAAAGATATAAAGAATTTCATACAGAAATAGAAAAATTAATTATTGATGAAAAATGGGAAGAGTTGGAGGAATCTTTTTTTAAAGTTTTGGAATTCGGAACTGCAGGGCGGCGAGGAAAAGTTGGTGTTGGACCAAACCGAATTAATTTAATTACTATTTCAGAAAGTGCTCAAGCGCTAGCTGATTATTTAAAGTTGAAAAAAGAACATAACTTGAGCGTTGCTATTGGTTGGGACGTTCGAAACTCATCGAAAAAGCTTTCGCGAAGGTGCGCTGAAGTTTTAGCGGCAAATCAGATTAAAGTTTTTTATTTTGATTATCCGCGTTCAACTCCAGAATTATCATTTGCTGTTCGTGAGCTTAAAGCTTCAGCCGGAATTGTAATATCGGCTAGCCACAATCCACCTCAAGATAACGGAATTAAGGTTTATTGGAATGACGGAGCGCAGGTTTCTTCACCGAATGATGAAAACATAATGAAAATTGCACAAAATATAAAAGATATTAAAATTGGCAACTTTGAAGAGTTGAAGCAAAGCGGCAAAATTCAAATTTTAGGTAAAGAGATTGATGAAAAATATATAAACACAAATACTAAACTTTCTGTAGGAAAAAATCGAAACGCTAAGATTGTATTTTCGCCAATTCATGGTACTGGTTCGACAAATCTTTTACAGACATTAAAATCTGCCGGCTTTAAAGATATTGTTTTGGTTGATGAACAAATGAATTTTGATGGAGATTTTTCAACATTACCAGACAAAAAGCCGAATCCTGAAAACCTATCTGCAAATAAAATGGCAATTAAAAAACTTAGACAAGTGTGCGCAAATATTGCATTGACAACAGATCCGGATGCAGACAGGATTTGTGTGATGAGTCTTGAGAAAAATGGCGAAGTGCGAAGTTTTTCAGGAAATCAGACAGCAATTTTAGCTGCAGACTATCTGTTTTCGAAAATTCATGACAAAATAAACAAATATGAGAATTTATATTTTAAAGATAGAAGGTTTATTTGCAAAAGTTTTGTTACTACCGATGCGCTAAATGCTTTGGCTAAAAAATATGGTATAAGAATTTATGATGACTTAATGGTTGGTTTTAAATTTATCGGCAAAAAAATCCTTCAAAAGGAATCTGAAGGTGAAATATTTGTCGCTGGATTCGAAGAAAGCCTTGGTGGATTAGTTGGTGATCAGACTAGAGATAAAGATGCTGCAACAATTGGACTAATTATTTCAGAATTAGCATCGGATCTTCAAAAAAATAATAAAACTCTAGGTGAGAAATTAGATGAAATTTATTCAGAAATTGGCTTTTTTACAGAAAAAACAGAATCTGTTGAATTTTCTGGTTCAGATGGGTTTAATAAAATGCAGGAAATTATGCAAAAAGTTAAAAGTGGTGAAGAAACTTTTGGTGCAACAAAAATTAAAGATTTTGATAATTTGACGGAGATCAATGTTGCTACGGGAGAAAAAAGTAGATTTAATATGCTCGAAGGTGGCAATGCTGTTAGTTTCGAATTTATGAAACCTGAGAATAGGATTACAATTCGTCCAAGCGGAACAGAGCCAAAAATAAAAATTTATGCTCAATGGCTATTTGCTAAAAAAGAAGATTGTGCTAAGATTGAAGAAATTATAACGGATTTTAAGAGGAGAATTTTGGATGAGTGTTAA
- a CDS encoding penicillin-binding protein: MDRRNRLNKEKSSTKKRTSLKKGSALKRQNNLGLYTNLAHRMKEKKDSRARERAEYLASLPKDPVKRFFYRLHPKRVLKYWFSKQGLFMGLKILGAIIILSGIAIAAAFAYVSKDLNQIKPEELAKRVQTTVSKYYDRNGELLWEDKGSGDYKLVVENSEISDYVKKATVAIEDRDFYKHKGVDLTAIVRAFVNNFKGGATQGGSTLTQQLIKQVYFSNESNERGLSGIPRKIKEMILAVQVEQMYNKDQILSLYLNESPYGGRRNGVESGARTYFGKSSKDLTLAEAALLASIPNNPAIYNPYNREFNKSLVERQHKVLNDMVSCGFITEKEAKEAKDFDILATIKPERDQYANIKAPHFVQEVKKKLEEKLGVKVVGAGGLTVKTTVDLKAQSLAESAVNAGSKTLYISGADNIAMTSVDVTTGQVIAQVGSVDYNKEGYGQTNAATSSLDPGSSIKPVVDYAALFNKKDTVYTPGTILKDENIDSQYCAGTYGSCQLRNASKQFYGSVPIRFSLGNSLNIAAVKSLAIVGVNDGVSVAQQLGDKSYCKNSNAGLSAAIGGGCSVHQDEHTNAYASIARGGVYKELTYFTEVKNSSNQKIYEWKDESKQVIDQQAAYELTDILSDASARTTTFGGQSRSYGFVVPGVWTASKTGTTDNGKGAAKDSWMMSYSSVVATGVWSGNHDGRALRSSDNSAVRRVVNDYMSSVHKQVYAANGKWKPGDKIDKPAGIRSCTINGRTDICPSWWDKNKTGSTSREVEFDSISKKKATKCTPDSTRIKLTVFEVTDPISKKKSVTVPDGYNINEEDDIHKCSDSQPSISGVSYSRHPNSNTYRINVNINKGNFDISSVVVKVDGATISTAVPTGNTLSTDYTFSKAGQNITVEVSDSGGYKISKSYTGPSSISSNSSSSDSGN, encoded by the coding sequence ATGGATAGAAGAAATAGGCTTAATAAAGAAAAGAGTTCTACCAAAAAACGTACATCCTTGAAGAAAGGTAGTGCACTCAAAAGGCAGAATAATCTAGGTTTATATACAAATTTAGCGCATAGAATGAAAGAGAAAAAAGATTCTAGGGCTCGCGAAAGGGCGGAATACCTTGCAAGCTTGCCAAAAGATCCAGTGAAGAGATTCTTTTATAGGTTGCATCCAAAACGAGTTTTGAAATATTGGTTTAGTAAACAAGGTTTGTTTATGGGCCTAAAAATTTTAGGCGCAATAATTATTCTTAGCGGAATTGCTATTGCTGCTGCTTTTGCTTACGTCTCAAAAGACCTAAATCAGATCAAACCTGAAGAATTGGCGAAACGAGTTCAGACGACTGTTTCTAAGTATTACGACCGTAACGGTGAGCTTTTATGGGAAGATAAAGGTTCTGGAGATTATAAGCTAGTTGTTGAGAATTCTGAGATATCCGACTATGTTAAAAAAGCTACAGTCGCTATTGAAGACAGGGATTTCTATAAACATAAAGGCGTTGATTTGACGGCTATCGTTCGAGCTTTTGTTAATAATTTTAAGGGTGGTGCTACTCAGGGTGGTTCAACATTAACTCAGCAATTAATCAAGCAGGTTTATTTTTCGAACGAGTCAAATGAGCGTGGTTTAAGTGGAATACCGCGAAAAATTAAAGAAATGATTTTGGCGGTTCAAGTTGAACAAATGTATAATAAAGATCAGATTTTGTCACTCTATCTAAATGAGTCTCCTTATGGTGGACGAAGAAACGGAGTTGAATCTGGTGCTCGAACATACTTCGGAAAAAGTTCTAAAGATCTAACTTTAGCTGAAGCGGCCCTATTGGCTTCTATTCCTAATAACCCCGCAATTTACAATCCCTACAATAGAGAATTTAACAAGAGTCTAGTTGAGCGTCAACACAAAGTATTAAACGATATGGTTTCTTGTGGATTTATCACTGAAAAAGAAGCTAAGGAAGCTAAGGATTTTGATATTTTGGCGACTATTAAACCAGAGAGAGATCAATATGCAAACATCAAAGCACCACACTTTGTACAGGAAGTTAAAAAGAAACTTGAAGAAAAGCTTGGTGTGAAAGTTGTCGGTGCCGGAGGTCTTACCGTAAAAACAACAGTAGATCTTAAAGCTCAATCACTTGCTGAATCGGCTGTTAATGCAGGTTCTAAAACACTGTATATTAGCGGTGCCGACAATATAGCTATGACATCAGTGGATGTTACTACTGGACAAGTTATTGCCCAGGTTGGATCAGTTGACTATAATAAAGAAGGTTATGGTCAAACGAATGCTGCGACTTCTTCTCTAGATCCTGGGTCAAGTATTAAGCCGGTAGTTGATTACGCTGCTTTATTCAATAAAAAAGATACAGTTTATACCCCAGGTACTATTCTAAAGGATGAAAATATTGATTCTCAATATTGTGCAGGGACTTACGGTTCTTGTCAACTCAGAAATGCATCTAAACAGTTTTATGGAAGTGTTCCTATACGATTTAGCTTGGGTAACTCTTTAAATATTGCTGCGGTTAAATCTTTAGCGATAGTTGGAGTTAACGATGGTGTTAGTGTTGCACAGCAACTTGGCGATAAGTCTTACTGTAAGAATAGTAATGCTGGTCTTTCTGCCGCTATTGGTGGTGGATGTTCGGTTCATCAAGATGAGCATACAAATGCTTATGCTTCTATCGCTCGCGGAGGTGTATACAAAGAGCTAACTTACTTTACTGAGGTTAAAAATTCTTCGAATCAAAAAATTTATGAATGGAAAGATGAATCTAAGCAGGTTATTGACCAGCAGGCAGCGTACGAATTGACGGATATCCTTTCTGATGCTAGTGCTCGAACGACAACCTTTGGAGGTCAGAGTCGAAGTTATGGATTTGTTGTTCCAGGGGTTTGGACGGCTTCAAAAACAGGAACAACTGACAACGGTAAGGGAGCCGCAAAAGATTCGTGGATGATGAGCTATTCGTCTGTTGTAGCTACTGGTGTTTGGAGTGGTAATCATGATGGACGAGCTCTAAGGTCTTCCGATAACAGTGCTGTGCGCCGAGTAGTGAATGACTATATGAGTTCCGTGCATAAACAGGTTTATGCCGCAAACGGAAAATGGAAACCTGGCGATAAGATAGATAAACCCGCGGGTATTAGAAGCTGTACTATAAATGGAAGAACTGATATTTGTCCTTCTTGGTGGGATAAAAACAAAACCGGTTCAACATCTAGAGAAGTCGAATTTGATAGTATTTCGAAAAAGAAAGCTACAAAATGTACACCCGACTCAACCCGTATTAAGTTAACTGTATTTGAAGTAACAGACCCTATCTCGAAGAAGAAATCGGTTACAGTTCCAGATGGATATAACATCAATGAAGAGGACGATATACACAAGTGCTCTGATAGCCAACCAAGCATATCAGGTGTTTCTTACTCAAGACATCCGAATTCGAATACATATAGAATAAATGTCAATATTAATAAAGGTAATTTTGACATAAGTTCTGTTGTAGTGAAAGTTGATGGTGCTACTATTAGTACCGCCGTCCCAACTGGAAATACTTTATCTACAGACTACACATTCAGTAAAGCTGGCCAGAATATAACCGTTGAAGTTTCTGATTCTGGCGGTTATAAAATTTCAAAGAGTTATACAGGGCCGTCTTCGATAAGTTCGAACAGCAGTTCTAGCGATTCTGGAAATTAA